The Prionailurus bengalensis isolate Pbe53 chromosome E4, Fcat_Pben_1.1_paternal_pri, whole genome shotgun sequence region gggaggggaggggggggtgttaAGGCTCCAGCGGCACCCTGCTGTGGTTGTGGTTGCTGCAGCCCCCAAACCTTCCCACACAAAGCCTGGCTGGAGTTGTCTTTCACACAGGGCAACGTGggcttgtgtgtgtttgttcgtgtgtttgtttggttttgtttttggccCAGAAATACAAAAGctactgtggggcgcctgggtggctcagttggtcgagcgccccactttggttcaggtcatgatctcacagttctcgagttcaagccctgcctggggctctctgCAGCCAGCATGGGGCCAgcttcaaatcctgtctctggctctctgcccctccccccaccccggctcaaaaaataaacattaaaaaaagaagaagaggaaaaagaaatacaaatgccaCTGTTAACCCCTTCCTAGGGCAAAGGAGACCCAACACGGGAGCTGGGTCCCCCTTCCTACAGGGGGCAGCGAGGACAGTGAAGGGCTTGCCTCTTTCTTTTGGCTGGATGAGCACACGGCGGGAGAAAATGGTGGACACCGATTTCTTTCCCAATATCTCACCCCGTTACACACTTAGGTCATAAACTCACAGCAACAATAAGCACCTGAGAGAACTTCTCagaggaccccccccccgccccgcattCTGATGATGGTCAGGCACCGTGCCAAATGCCAGAGatgcaataaataaaacaaagtccctgccctgAAGGGGTTCAAAGGCTACTCGAGGAGACAGACATTTGAACAACTAATCCCAACAATCGAGGGCCGGTGCCATGGGAACGCAGAAGAGCAAACCCAGGTCCAGAAAGGGAAGTCTTCACAGAGGTGGTGACAAggcatattgttttaaaaaataactctatttctttataaaaatgacaCTTGCTTTATATAATAATGCAAGCGATAAAATCCCGAGAAGGAAGTAACAAAACCCCTCAAGGCCCACAACCCAGAAATAACCAGTATAAAACTCTTCAAATGGATTTTATTGGAATTTTCCGAGACAGAGAGGAGTCTGTCCGTCACAGTGGAGGAACCAGCGCAAAGGCCAAGGACGTGGACGTGACCAGAGCCAGGGCTGCGTGGAGTGCAGAGTGCCCACACAGGGGTGCCAGCTGAGGCTGAGCGCGGTGTGCTAAGCATCTAGAGCCACGTGGCGGGAGACTTCCCATAAATATGCatggcacccggggggctcagtcagctgagcacctgactcttggctgcagctcaggtcatgatcgcgtggtttcgtgggtttgagccccacgttgggctctgtaccggcagcatgaagcctgcttgggattctctctctccggtGCTCGCTGCTCCTCTCCcacacgtgctgtctctctctctctctcaaaataaataaataaaattttaaaaatattaaaaaaaaaaaaaggaaagtgacacacggcaggcaggcaggctaaacatcaagagagggagagataaagaccAAAGGGGGCAGTCCACTGAAGTATAAAGAAACGAGTCGAATGCATAATGAGATAATCATACAATAGTGGCCCCCATTTAATGAGCTCCTACATATGCCAAGTCCTAAGCTAAGCATGTTTCGTGGTTAGCCCGATCCATTTTCACAACAGCATTACCTAAGTAGTATTACACTGTCAATTTACACCCAAGGAAACACCCAGAAAGAGTAGAGGACCTGCCCAAGATCACCCAAGTAGGTCATTTAGGATCTGAACTTGAACTGATACTCTTAACGCAATGCTTCTGTCTTGCCTGAGGACTCTGAAAGGTTTCGGGTATTAGCAAGATCCGCTGAGCTAGCACAGAGCCTCTCCCCATCAACGGGTTTTGCTCACTTGGATGCGTAAGTTCCGTCTGTTTAAAACCAATCTCAATACTTTGGAATCCTGTGTCACGTTCAACCCCGAACGACATCTTGGAAAGCCGTTAGAGGGAAACACCAGACCAATCAGATTTAAAACATATACCCTATTTCCCAGGAGCGAGTCGTTTCCTTCCATTATTGTGATGAATAATTTCACACACCTATGTTGTGTTCTCACTTGTTGGTTTGATTGGTTGTTGCACgacggggagggagaggagaacagGGCGACAGGGCGCAGCTGGGTCTGAAAACCTGGAGCTTGTCTGCAAAGCCTCCTTTCAGAAGGCTGTTTCCctcaagctggggggggggggggggggcggggaggagagagtCAGGAGACCCGGAGGGAAGATCAGTCTGACTCAAGCATTCTGGTTCTCGAACCAGCGGCCTCTGAACCACCTCTGCTTCCTACCCGGTAAGGCTGCGTGGAGGGAGGGCAGCGGGCACCTGGAAAGGCAGAGCTCTGGGGACGGCCGGCCAGGACCCCCCAGCGGCCCCCCTGCCCTGAGGGCCGTGCGAGAGCCTGGACGTGCAAAGCGGGGGAGAGCAGCCCCGGGAGGCCATGGGCCTCAGGGTCCActgggaagaggcagaagagacatGGTGCTGAGGCACTGCCTGTATTCCGTGCTATCCCTCTGGCAGTCCATTGCCTTGTGGAAAGCCAAGTCAGAGgcccttctttctttgctttttttttttttttaacgttaaattatttttgagagagaacgtgagtggggaagggggagggcagagagagagggagacacagaatctgaagcaggctccgggctctgagctgtcggcacagagcctgacgtggggctcgaactcacagactactcccggagcatgacctgagctgaagtcgcatgcttaacagactgagccacccaggcgcccctcagaagcCCTTCTTCACATCCTCATAAGAGTCTTAGTGGCCCCTTCTTTTTTGGACTCTCCCGAGATGCAAAGAGAGTTTTAGgagatggaaaaaggaaagagaagaagggagctAGAAACACATATTGAACAGTTGTGTAAGTTTGGGACACTTTGGGTAGACACGGGGTATGGGGTCTCTGGCCTCTGAGATAGCCACACAACAAGCAGGACTGTGACAGATCTCCAGAAGAGTCCTGTGAGGGAGACAGCCAGCCGACAGGGGCCACAGAGGGCAGGGCTTCAGGAGGGAATGGCCTCCAGGGGCCCTGCTGACCCAGCATTGGCTTCATCCTTAGGGTAATACCCAGAGAGTCTCAGAACGTGAAACACAGACCAGCTTTGTCAAAATCACTCAGGGAAGCGTCTATGAAAAtagcctgcctccctgcctcagaACCCAAAGGAACAGTCATGAATCTCCCTCCACCTTGTCCCATCTTTAGCCACACTCCCCACAGACCACAGCGCACCCGGCCAACCCAGGGAACAGGGGGTGAAGACATGGTTTCTGCTATCTTATTGTAACTGAGCAGCGTTTCCTGTGCCCCAAGCTTCATTAGCACATTGGTGGTGTCATTTCCTGTGACGACTCTCTGTTTCCATTCTGGCAAAATGTTTGCTCTTTTCTGTCTGCTTTGAGGGTTGGGGGAGGATGGGCTTCTCACAGAGCCTCTCTCTCGGGCCTCTTGGCAGTTCCCCCCTCCTTGCCCCTCATACTTGCACCAGAAGGCAGAGAGCGTGGCGTCTCCCTGAGCCGCGTCGCTTGGGGGACACCATACCCGGCTGAGCTCTCGCCTCCGGCGCTGTAGCCACATCCAGGTAGAAGCGAAcctgttgtttttgtatttggggtcAACGCAGCCTGACAGTTGCAAGGTAGATGCAAGGTAGAAAGTTGGCGGGGGGGAAGCAAGTTCTAGAAAGATTGGAAAAcatggggatggggagggtgtCCATCGTTCTTACCTACTTAAAAAAGTGGTCATGATGATATGGAAAACACAAGccaattttgccttttctcctgGGGGTCGACAACTTGGGAAGATCCAGGAGAAGTGGCAACATGCACTAGCTGATGAGAATTAAGAGAAGGCTTAGAAGGAGAAGCTGAAGCCAGAGAGGTTCCCATGACAATGGATATGATCACCCCAACCCTTTCAGAAATCAGAGGGGGGACCTCGGAGGCCAGGACTCTGCAGGAAACTGGTGGCAGCCTGGACAGGTGAGTGACTCCACCCTCCCCAGATTTAGACAGACATCCCTGGTGgaccctggtgggggggggggggtggtgctctACCCCAGCAGTGCTCCTAGCCCTCACAGCCAGGCTCAGGTCCACTGAGACCACCAAACTCCAGGCTTAGAGAAGTTCTctcagggctgctgggaggaAAGGAGTTGGTGTTGACGAGAAAAAAGGAGTCGCAGGGGGTAGCTGTGGTAACACAGGATTTCCCTAGAGCTCGCTGCCTGGCCTGGTtggatttctgacctcccagagaCCCGGTCCATCGCTGTCCCCAATCTTGCGTGTCTCAGGTCCCAACCACCAGTCCCCCCaccacaaaaaaaacacacaaaaaactagCCCCTCCCATAATGGAAACAAAAGGCCTACTTTTTTCAATGATGTGTTTTTAGGTCCTAAAAACTTTCCATGAATGGAAAATGCAACCATAGATGTGATAAAGCTATATCTTTAGCATATAAAATCTCACAGAACTAATCGTGGATATAAATTTTACTGCTAAAACTTTCAGTATCAtactaatgataaaaaaaaaaaaaccatcagcaGTTGAAGCTTTAGCAACACTGGTGGGTATAAATCTCAGTGCTGCgataacaaatacatttttttaatgtttacttttatttttgagagcgagagagagagacagagtgtgaatgggggaggggcagagagagacagacagacagacagcatccgaagcagcctccaggctccaagctgtggggctctaactcacgaatcacgagatcatgacctgagctgaagtcagaggcttaaccaactgagccgcccaggcgccccaaaaatgataaatttaaaatcGCTGTCGTTCAGGGAAATAAATGTTATTACCATGACAAACAAATATATGTCACCTGCAAGTGAATAGGAGCATTGATGGGGAATGAATTCATAAAGTTGTCAGAACTCGGAATCCCCCCAGAAATCATCACTTCTGTATTCCTTCGTGTTTATTAATTTACacactcattcagcaaatattcatcaTGCCCTTAGTAAgtatcaggcactgttccaggcaccAGATAAACAGGATAGACAAGTCCATGGCCTCCTGGAGCTTACAGTCGAGTGGAAAAGTCAGATCTTAACAGATAAACAAATCGATATATAATATAATGCCAGTCAGCCTTAAGCCTGAAAAGCGAGACCAGAGTTAAGGGGACCGAGAGTAATAGAGTGTGGACTGGGAGGGCCTGTCTGAACAGGTGACATTTCACAAGAGACCTGAGTGAAATGATGGACCGAGCTACGCAGACACCTGGGAGAGGGCCCTGTAGGTCGGAGGCAGGACTACGCTTTGCACGGACGAGGAAGAGCCTCGAATCCTAGCTGTCAAAGTCAGATGGAGAGTGGCAGGAAACGAGGTCAGAAGACAGACAGAGGCCAGCACATAAGGTGCCAGGACGTCTTCACTGGGTAGGGACTGTGGCTGTCTTCCCAAGTGTGAGGGGAAATTATGCAGGTCACAAGAATATGGGGGACGTGATCTGGTTTACTGTCAGGAGGACCACACTGGCTCGTGCGTGAAGATAATTATATGCCGGGGTCAAGAGGGAAAGCCAGGCGTCGCGTGCGGGAGGGTGCTGCAAACCTCCACATGGACCGAGCGTTGGCAGTGGAGGAGCAAGAGGCGACTGGGTTTGGGAAAGATGCCCAGGATGGAGCAGACGGAATCTGCTGCTTGACCGGAAGTGAGGTGTGAGCGAAAAGGAGCCCTCAAGAACGGCTCCAAGGTTTCCGACGGAGCCACTAGATGATGGGAGACACCACAGGAGAAGCAGGCTTATGAGAGAAGAACAGGCATTCTGTTTGAGGCCTATTTGGCTGGAGACGTCCACTGGGGAGCCTGGCGGAAACGTCCAGTGTAAATTGGGTGAACAAGCCTAGGTCTCGGGAGGACAAAACCCTTCCCTGGTAGCTGATCGGGTTTCTGATATTTGGAGGTAGCAGGTCCCCTGGCGATTCCCGCCGTAACCTCTGTTGGCTCTTGTTACAATGGCAGCAGCCCCAGTCCTGTCAGGGAATCGCCAGCAGCACAAACCGTCTCCTGCCTGTGCACCGGTTACACCCCGCGAAACAGCAAATGTTGCTTGGCGGCCAGCTCCACGCGTTGGTGCATGGGGGTGGCTCAAGTGCCTGCAGGCTGGACTCCggcacagagagctccctcacTGTGCGTGGGGTAACCCCTCTTCCACACAAGACAGGAAGCCCAGGAGTAGGGGATAAGGGGAAGTAAGGGCAGAGGAGCATGATTTTGCAAACTTGGAGGATAATGTGGTGCGGTAGAAAGAGCACAATCGTTAGGTCCAAACAGACCTCAACTCGCCTTCTATCCCTGCCCCTTCCTACCCGTGGGATCTCTGATACATTACTCGCCTTTCTGAGTCTAGAATCCGGCATTCAGAAGGGACAGTTCCCTTCTCCTGCGTCCAGTGTCCCTCTGTCCATAGAGAAGACCCTCTCGTCAGCCAAACAGCCTACCCACCTCCGCTTTCCGGCACTCAGCTCCCATTCCAAGTCCTCGGGCTCCAATTCCTGTTGAAAGCACCTTCTCCAACCTCCTCAGCCTCCTACAGCTGGCCCTTGGTTTTCCTCACAGACATAAAGACCACAGCAGTGCCATCTTTTCTGGGTTCGCGGGCTTCCTCGCCATCCTCCTGACCACCATGATTTTCTACGGCCTGTGGAACTGGAATAAATTGAAGAAGCGTGAGTCCCTTGTTCGCCCAAAGTTGagacccacccaccccacccccccccaaccagggTCAATAATCTAGCCTGGCGTTTAAAGCCCAGTTTATTCTCCAGGCATAAACTATCACACTGGGGAATCCTCTGTTCTTCTCTGACACATTGGTCCGTGTCTCACTCGAGAGTCTACGCTGTGTCTCCATTTTGAAAGCCGTTGCCCTGGGACTTTTGTGTCCCAACCCTCGCCCCCGGCCCCCCgtttcttcctcctgcttctgTCTACCAAGTCTTCTAGCTCAAATGGAATTGGGCAACtgtgaaaatgtatattttatgacACATAGTGAGGGTGGAGAATATTTTCAGGGACCACCTCATCCCCAAAGGTCCCCACGTTCTGTGCCACTGGCCTCTGCCACGATCTCCATCTCTGTCATTGCCTTGCAGGACAAGTTCCTTACTTCCGAGTTACCGTCATGCCCTTACTGACTCTGTCTCGACCCAGACAAGgagccaaaaatatttatgacTCCTTGCCCCAGAGGCAAGAAGACCTGGGTAGGTTTTTCTTTCTAATCCATGGACTGCAGACGTTACTGACCTTCTATGCCCAGAATGCACCTCTCACCACCCAGAGGCAGCTTTCTTTAAACTTTCAGACGTTGTGCCCTTCAGGGAGCATGGAAGAGGAGGGGATAGGAGGAAACACTGGGGGCCTAGAAAGCTCTAAAAAGGGAGTTAGGGGCTCTAAAAAGGTTGGGGGGTTTGTTTCACCTTGATGTGAGGTTAGCAAAGGACAGGTGAGTGTGTCTAGGGATGGGGAAGACAGACAGAGGAGAACATGGCCTCCGGCATTACAGGCAGGGAAGGTTCGCCCCAGGAGCCAACTTCCCAGCCTTCCCAGCCCCTGTGCTAGTTAGTGTCCTCCTGTCCTCTGCTAGAAGCTGAGGGCAGTTCCCGGGCTCAGAGCCCATCATGCCCGTAGCTCCGACCCTCTCACCACAGAACATCAGGCCCCAACTACCAGACGCCATACAAACCCACTTCACCCACGATGCAGGGACTGCTCAGGCTGGAGCACTCAGGGCACCGGCCAGCCATCCTCAGGGTTTGTCCTCTGTCCTTTCAGGGAGACGTCAGTCAAGGAGTAACCGTATTTTCAGTACCGAGAGCCTCCTCTCCAGACATTCTGAGAGCCCTCCTTCTGAGCATGTGGTAAGAGTCAAGGGAAAGGACAAGTCCCTTGGGAGAAGGGATGTGTCTCTGGCAGAAGAACTGGGGGAAAGGAGTTCAGGTCACAGAGCAAACCACATGTCCTTTGGCAGTCACCCTGTGACCCTATTAATACGTTGGGAAGACTAGCCTGGGGACCTCCCTACTGCCCAGggagagaaatgaggaaagataGGCACAAGTGTTTGTGATGTTAAGCAAGGCACCAGGGCACATATATTCAAGGACATCGTGTTAGAACTGAAATGGATTGTTTTCACCAAGACAGGTAACCCTTTATCCAAAGGAGTCCTGTCCCCTTCCAAGTGATCACCTCAGGAGGGCACACAAACATTCCAACAAGGTTGTCGGTGCTCAAAACACCCTAAAAACCCTGCCGTGGTAATAACTTCTGGGGCCTGTGCCAAACTATTTCAATTATCCTCCGGGGAAGGTATATTTGTAGGTCACTGAGCCCCATAGCTGGCGTCAAAAGTGTTTGATCAAacgtgggattttttttttttaatttttcttttaatgtttatttatttttgagagagagagacggagtgcacgtggaggaggggcagagagagagggagacacagaatccgaagcaggctccaggctccgcgctgtcagcacagagccccacgtggggctcgaactcacggagcgtgagatcatgacctgagttgaagttgaacgcttaatggactgagccacccaggcgccccaaatgtggGATCGTTTTTGAGGTGACCAGGGGAGTAGCATAACGAGTACTGATAAGTCCACATGTCCTGTGATCAGGCTCGGAAGGCAGCCCCCAGGGAGGACTCCCACAACACTGTGGCACCCGACACGGTAAAGGGAGGACTTTGAAACTCAGGGGGCTCATTTCCATAGATAAGTCTTTGTTTGCTTGTCAAAGAATCGGTTTGTGATCATCTCAAGTGAACACAGTCCCGCTGCTGCTGACCCCCTGCTCTCCAGCCTACCCAAAACCCAAAGATTTAGGGTTCGGATACCATGCGACCATCTTCCCGCCGTCCTCCCCTATACCCCATCCTTGGGCTCTGCTCCCACCTCTAAAGACTTCCTGGGGGAGCAAGCCTGCGTGGCCGATGAAGGGCAGGAAAGAAGATACTCCACTGCCAAAGTGAGTTCCAgcccttgggggtgggggcgaggcgGGGTGGGGAATCCTGAGGGGATTTTGCATTCAGAGTGCCACAGCCAAGTAAGGCCACAACGCGTCTGGCTTGGGCTCTGTAGTGTGTGAAGAACATTTTGAACCAATTGCCAACAGGTAAAAATCTAAAAGGTTTCGCATTCAAGTCTGGAGGCTTTTCTTGAAAAGTCAGAAGCTCTGGAAACTTCAGACCGGCATCCCTAAATGGCCAGAATCATCTGAGCCTTTATGTCAGCCGCCCCTTTCATAATAGTGGCAAGCATTTGTTAGTGTTTTTGACGTGGCAGGAGCTATTCCAAACACTTGGCACATGGTCATACACTTACTCCTCACAAACACCTGTATTACGTAGGTATTATGATTATCCTCATTTCCCATGCTGGAAAGTAAGGCCACCGAGAgagtaagtaacttgcccaaactCAGCACAGAGTAGCGAGGCTGGGATTTGCACCCTGGGTCCTGGGCTGAGTCGTTACTTTTAGTTACATTGTCTCTCACTGGGTTCTGAGGCAGCAGGCTGTGTCCAGTTTatcacactcccccccccccccacacacacacacactccccggTGAACACTCATACTGTGGCCAAAAACTAGTAGCAATTTACACGTCTACACTGTTGCTAAACTTACACTTACACTGTGTTGTTACACGTACACGGTTGCTCTCCACTTCTCTCATACCTGCCTAGCATCTAAAGCCTTGCAGGCcggggggcgcctgcgtggctcagtcggttgagcgtccgatttcggcaccggtcacgatctctcggtctgtgagttcgagccccgcgtcgggctctgtgctgacagctcggaccctggagcctgctttggattctgtgtgtatctatctctctctgcccctcccctgctcatgctctgtctgtctctctctgtgtcaagaataaatgaacattaaaaaaaaaaaaattaaagccttgCAGTCGATTTAGAGATTTAGAGATTTTTCCCCCAAGGGgaagaaacaagtaaaacaacTATCAGACAGTGGTACTGGCTGGGGAAGTAGAAAGGCTTTGCCCATATTTCCGCTTCCATATCCTATCACTACCCTTCTCTTCTTGTTCATAGCCCTCCCAAGCAGGCAATGTCCTCTGGGTGCACAGAGACCATTACCCTGCCAACGGCTATGCAGTGGGCATCTATGACAATGCCACAGGGCTCCAGATGCGTGGGGACCTCACTCCCTCAGCACACTATGTCAATGTCACAGCATCCAGAGACTGCCTGAGCATTTCTTCAGAGGATTCCCAAGATTACATCAATGTCCCCACGGCGGAACAGATTGCTGAGACTCTTCTGGCTTCTGCCAACGCCACCCCCACGAACAGTTTTGCCCCCCCAAATGCTCAGAAGCTGGAGCTTACTGAGGAAAGAGAGCAGGGCTGTGGGAATGCCAGTGACCACACCAGTTTTTGGTCTCCAAGGTCTGAGAGCGATGATCCGCTCAGCGATGAGGAAAGTTCTTCTGAGACCTCAAATGACTATGTCAACATGGCAGGGTTGAATCTTGAGGCCATCCACGGGAAGCAGCCCTGGATGGTTTCTCAGTGCTACAGAGATTATGAAAATGTCCCATCGTCACATGCCAGTGGAAACCAGCAGCAGGCGGAG contains the following coding sequences:
- the LAX1 gene encoding lymphocyte transmembrane adapter 1 isoform X2, which encodes MIFYGLWNWNKLKKRQVPYFRVTVMPLLTLSRPRQGAKNIYDSLPQRQEDLGRRQSRSNRIFSTESLLSRHSESPPSEHVPSQAGNVLWVHRDHYPANGYAVGIYDNATGLQMRGDLTPSAHYVNVTASRDCLSISSEDSQDYINVPTAEQIAETLLASANATPTNSFAPPNAQKLELTEEREQGCGNASDHTSFWSPRSESDDPLSDEESSSETSNDYVNMAGLNLEAIHGKQPWMVSQCYRDYENVPSSHASGNQQQAEEEVTSSNTDHVEGRTDGPGTHVQFVMQSGRFLALGDYVPYPPSAQKETSQMKHGEEMPNEASDDYENVLAANFGDVDPEGPDA
- the LAX1 gene encoding lymphocyte transmembrane adapter 1 isoform X1, whose amino-acid sequence is MTMDMITPTLSEIRGGTSEARTLQETGGSLDRHKDHSSAIFSGFAGFLAILLTTMIFYGLWNWNKLKKRQVPYFRVTVMPLLTLSRPRQGAKNIYDSLPQRQEDLGRRQSRSNRIFSTESLLSRHSESPPSEHVPSQAGNVLWVHRDHYPANGYAVGIYDNATGLQMRGDLTPSAHYVNVTASRDCLSISSEDSQDYINVPTAEQIAETLLASANATPTNSFAPPNAQKLELTEEREQGCGNASDHTSFWSPRSESDDPLSDEESSSETSNDYVNMAGLNLEAIHGKQPWMVSQCYRDYENVPSSHASGNQQQAEEEVTSSNTDHVEGRTDGPGTHVQFVMQSGRFLALGDYVPYPPSAQKETSQMKHGEEMPNEASDDYENVLAANFGDVDPEGPDA